The following coding sequences are from one Microbacterium sp. SSM24 window:
- a CDS encoding ComEA family DNA-binding protein yields the protein MTVDGEPDRASPRRRLGLGAAVVLVIVALAVTVAIGILRGASAPVERVSIDAGGGTDAATPAALYVHVSGSVVEPGLYVLDSGARVVDAIAAAGGFAEGADDAAVNLARPVSDGEQLDVPAVGEGPVAQSGAGGAAEARVDLNTADVAALETLPRIGPALAERIIEWRDANGRFTAVEDLLAVPGIGDKMLESLRDLVSV from the coding sequence ATGACCGTGGATGGCGAGCCCGACCGCGCTTCCCCGCGGCGGCGCCTCGGACTCGGCGCGGCCGTCGTGCTGGTGATCGTCGCGCTGGCGGTGACGGTGGCGATCGGCATCCTGCGCGGTGCGTCCGCACCGGTCGAGCGCGTGAGCATCGACGCGGGCGGGGGGACGGATGCCGCAACCCCGGCCGCGCTCTACGTGCACGTGTCGGGATCCGTCGTCGAGCCGGGTCTCTACGTGCTCGACAGCGGCGCGCGGGTCGTCGATGCGATCGCAGCCGCGGGCGGCTTCGCGGAGGGCGCCGACGATGCGGCGGTGAATCTGGCGCGACCGGTCTCCGACGGAGAGCAGCTCGATGTTCCGGCCGTCGGTGAGGGGCCGGTCGCCCAGTCGGGGGCAGGCGGGGCCGCCGAGGCGCGCGTGGATCTCAACACCGCAGACGTCGCCGCGCTCGAGACGCTGCCGCGGATCGGGCCGGCGCTGGCCGAACGCATCATCGAGTGGCGCGACGCGAACGGTCGCTTCACCGCGGTCGAGGATCTACTGGCCGTGCCGGGCATCGGCGACAAGATGCTCGAGTCGCTGCGAGATCTGGTGTCGGTGTGA
- the leuS gene encoding leucine--tRNA ligase codes for MSQTLPPDSAVPAEGGGFDAYAIQQKWQDRWQEADPFRAGGDDDTRPRKYVLGMFPYPSGDLHMGHAESYAYVDVVARFWRHRGYNVLNPIGWDSFGLPAENAAIQRGADPREWTYANIDQHKKSFREYGSSYDWSRILHTSDPEYYHWNQWLFQRLYERDLAYRKESPVNWCPNDQTVLANEQVVDGHCERCGAEVVKKKLTQWYFKITEYADRLLDDLNQLEGFWPQKVIRMQRNWIGRSVGADIDFEIEGRDDTVTVFSTRPDTLYGATFMVVAPDSDLAAELASGSSAEVRMRFQDYLESVQRETDIERQSTDRPKTGVFLERYAVNPVNGDRLPIWAADYVLADYGHGAVMAVPAHDQRDLDFARAFGLPVKTVVDTTAPITGAIPVIELDDDGVPIDPEVDEPTLADIDPGKTGIALTGDGRMINSGPLDGLSKRNAIARVIEQLEAAGTGRASKSYRLRDWLISRQRFWGTPIPMIHTADGRIVPVPEDQLPLRLPDAKGLDLAPKGTSPLGGAAEWMATTDPETGEPALRDADTMDTFVDSSWYFLRFLSANDPTQAFPSREADKWAPVDSYIGGVEHAILHLLYARFITKVLFDMGLIEFTEPFTSLINQGMVLLDGSKMSKSKGNLVEFAASMIDPGADAVRVAIAFAGPVEDDINWEDVSTTGAQKFLARAWRVAKDVDSETDVIWAEGDPALRRVTHRLLADAPGLVEQTKFNVVVARLMELVNATRKAIDTGAGPADPAVREAAEVTAMVLDLFAPHMAEEMWEILGYTGFVGLVPWRSADPTLLVEETVTAVVQIDGKVRATLQVPARIDAAELERIARADDRVQRSLAGREITRAVVRPPKVVSFSTH; via the coding sequence GTGTCACAGACCCTCCCGCCCGACTCCGCTGTGCCCGCAGAAGGCGGGGGCTTCGACGCCTACGCGATTCAGCAGAAGTGGCAGGACCGCTGGCAGGAGGCCGACCCGTTCCGCGCCGGCGGCGATGACGACACGCGTCCTCGCAAGTACGTGCTCGGGATGTTCCCGTACCCGTCGGGCGACCTGCACATGGGTCACGCCGAGAGCTATGCGTACGTCGACGTGGTTGCGCGGTTCTGGCGCCACCGCGGGTACAACGTCCTGAACCCGATCGGCTGGGACTCCTTCGGACTCCCCGCCGAGAACGCCGCCATCCAGCGCGGTGCGGACCCGCGTGAGTGGACCTACGCCAACATCGACCAGCACAAGAAGAGCTTCCGCGAGTACGGCTCCTCCTACGACTGGTCCCGCATCCTCCACACGAGCGACCCCGAGTACTACCACTGGAACCAGTGGCTGTTCCAGCGGCTGTACGAGCGCGACCTCGCGTACCGCAAGGAGAGCCCGGTCAACTGGTGCCCCAACGACCAGACGGTGCTCGCGAACGAGCAGGTCGTCGACGGTCACTGCGAGCGCTGCGGCGCCGAGGTCGTCAAGAAGAAGCTCACCCAGTGGTACTTCAAGATCACCGAGTACGCCGACCGCCTGCTCGACGACCTGAACCAGCTCGAGGGGTTCTGGCCGCAGAAGGTCATCCGCATGCAGCGGAACTGGATCGGCCGCTCGGTCGGCGCCGACATCGACTTCGAGATCGAGGGGCGCGACGACACGGTGACCGTCTTCTCGACGCGTCCCGACACGCTCTACGGCGCGACGTTCATGGTCGTCGCCCCCGACAGCGACCTCGCCGCCGAACTGGCCTCCGGCTCGTCCGCCGAGGTGCGGATGCGCTTCCAGGACTACCTCGAGAGCGTGCAGCGCGAGACCGACATCGAGCGTCAGAGCACCGACCGCCCGAAGACGGGCGTGTTCCTGGAGCGCTACGCCGTCAATCCCGTCAACGGGGACCGCCTGCCGATCTGGGCCGCCGACTACGTGCTCGCCGACTATGGCCACGGCGCGGTCATGGCCGTGCCGGCGCACGATCAGCGCGACCTCGACTTCGCGCGGGCGTTCGGCCTGCCGGTGAAGACCGTCGTCGACACCACGGCGCCCATCACCGGCGCGATCCCCGTGATCGAGCTCGACGATGACGGCGTGCCGATCGATCCCGAGGTGGACGAGCCGACGCTCGCCGACATCGATCCCGGGAAGACGGGCATCGCGCTCACGGGCGACGGCCGCATGATCAACTCCGGCCCCCTCGACGGACTGTCCAAGCGCAACGCGATCGCACGCGTGATCGAACAGCTCGAGGCCGCCGGCACGGGCCGCGCGTCCAAGTCCTACCGCCTGCGCGACTGGCTCATCTCGCGGCAGCGCTTCTGGGGAACGCCGATTCCGATGATCCACACGGCTGACGGGCGCATCGTCCCCGTGCCCGAGGACCAGCTCCCGCTGCGCCTGCCTGACGCGAAGGGCCTCGACCTCGCCCCGAAGGGCACCTCGCCGCTGGGTGGCGCCGCCGAGTGGATGGCGACGACCGATCCCGAGACCGGCGAGCCCGCGCTGCGCGACGCCGACACGATGGACACCTTCGTCGACAGCTCGTGGTACTTCCTGCGCTTCCTGTCGGCGAACGATCCGACCCAGGCGTTCCCGTCGCGCGAGGCCGACAAGTGGGCGCCGGTCGACTCCTACATCGGCGGCGTCGAGCACGCGATCCTGCACCTGCTGTACGCGCGCTTCATCACGAAGGTCCTCTTCGACATGGGGCTGATCGAGTTCACGGAGCCTTTCACGAGCCTGATCAATCAGGGCATGGTGCTGTTGGACGGCTCGAAGATGTCCAAGAGCAAGGGCAACCTCGTCGAGTTCGCCGCCAGCATGATCGACCCCGGTGCCGACGCGGTTCGTGTGGCGATCGCCTTCGCCGGACCGGTCGAGGACGACATCAACTGGGAGGACGTCTCGACGACCGGCGCCCAGAAGTTCCTGGCCCGCGCCTGGCGTGTCGCGAAGGACGTGGACAGCGAGACCGACGTCATCTGGGCGGAGGGCGACCCCGCGCTCCGCCGGGTCACGCACCGTCTGCTGGCGGATGCCCCCGGACTGGTCGAGCAGACCAAGTTCAACGTCGTCGTCGCTCGCCTGATGGAGCTCGTGAACGCCACGCGCAAGGCCATCGACACCGGTGCCGGGCCGGCGGACCCCGCCGTGCGCGAGGCCGCCGAGGTGACCGCGATGGTGCTCGACCTCTTCGCGCCGCATATGGCTGAGGAGATGTGGGAGATCCTCGGGTACACGGGCTTCGTGGGGCTCGTGCCGTGGCGCAGCGCCGACCCGACGCTCCTCGTCGAGGAGACGGTCACGGCGGTCGTGCAGATCGACGGCAAGGTGCGCGCGACCCTGCAGGTGCCCGCGCGGATCGACGCCGCCGAGCTCGAGCGGATCGCACGCGCCGACGATCGCGTGCAGCGCTCGCTCGCCGGACGCGAGATCACGCGTGCCGTCGTGCGCCCGCCGAAGGTCGTCAGCTTCAGCACGCACTGA
- the pabB gene encoding aminodeoxychorismate synthase component I — protein sequence MSEPLIAVELTAWADPASVFVSLYGGEDHAFWLDAGPDASDGWSWVGAGAPETDPESVRHVACQQSSGEEWPAGPFRGGWVGWLGYDDAAERAGAPARFDERMPPQAWLRATTFVAFDHGSRRAWAVGAAGDAEDLAAAVDGIVPPDPIAVEVAAPRRAASRNAPAEYAALIERCRDAIRAGDAYQLCLTTRFSLTGTVDPVAAYRRLRALTPAHHGGLVRSGDVALASASPERFLEVAAGVVRTRPIKGTRPRGADPRSDAALAEELRTNEKERAENVMIVDLMRNDLSRVSEPGSVGVDGLLQVESYPAVHQLVSTVSGRLVPDVTVGDLLDAAFPAGSMTGAPKLSAMTILNELEGAPRGVFAGCFGWVGTDGALDLAMVIRSIVVHPDGAYVGAGGGITWRSDAAAEVAEVGIKARGPLAAIGASLPPGW from the coding sequence ATGTCGGAGCCCCTCATCGCCGTCGAGCTGACGGCGTGGGCGGATCCGGCATCCGTCTTCGTCTCTCTCTACGGCGGAGAAGATCACGCCTTCTGGCTCGACGCCGGGCCCGATGCCTCCGACGGCTGGAGCTGGGTCGGCGCCGGCGCACCCGAGACGGACCCCGAGTCGGTGCGGCACGTCGCCTGCCAGCAGAGCTCCGGCGAGGAGTGGCCGGCGGGGCCCTTCCGAGGCGGCTGGGTGGGGTGGCTCGGGTACGACGACGCGGCCGAGCGCGCGGGCGCTCCCGCACGCTTCGACGAGCGGATGCCGCCCCAGGCCTGGCTGCGGGCGACGACCTTCGTCGCGTTCGACCACGGCTCGCGGCGGGCGTGGGCGGTCGGTGCCGCGGGTGATGCCGAGGATCTCGCGGCCGCCGTCGACGGGATCGTCCCGCCCGACCCGATCGCGGTCGAGGTCGCCGCACCGCGGAGGGCCGCCTCGCGCAACGCTCCGGCGGAGTACGCCGCCCTCATCGAACGCTGCCGCGACGCGATCAGGGCCGGCGACGCCTACCAGCTGTGTCTCACGACGCGCTTCTCGCTCACCGGGACCGTCGATCCGGTCGCGGCGTACCGGCGCCTGCGCGCGCTCACTCCGGCGCACCACGGCGGACTCGTGCGGTCAGGCGACGTGGCGCTGGCGAGTGCCAGCCCGGAGCGATTCCTCGAGGTCGCCGCGGGCGTGGTGCGGACGCGCCCGATCAAGGGGACGCGACCGCGGGGCGCGGATCCGCGGTCGGATGCCGCCCTCGCGGAGGAGCTGCGGACGAACGAGAAGGAGCGCGCCGAGAACGTCATGATCGTCGATCTCATGCGCAACGACCTCTCGCGCGTCAGCGAGCCCGGTTCCGTCGGCGTCGACGGACTGCTGCAGGTGGAGTCGTACCCCGCCGTGCACCAGCTGGTCAGCACCGTGTCGGGACGACTGGTGCCCGACGTCACGGTCGGGGACCTGCTGGATGCCGCGTTCCCCGCGGGAAGCATGACGGGTGCGCCGAAGCTGTCGGCGATGACCATCCTCAACGAGCTCGAGGGCGCGCCGCGCGGCGTTTTCGCGGGCTGCTTCGGCTGGGTCGGTACGGACGGTGCGCTGGATCTCGCGATGGTGATCCGCTCGATCGTGGTGCATCCGGACGGCGCCTACGTCGGAGCCGGCGGAGGCATCACCTGGAGATCGGATGCCGCCGCCGAGGTCGCCGAAGTGGGGATCAAGGCGCGCGGACCGCTGGCCGCCATCGGAGCGTCGCTGCCCCCCGGCTGGTGA
- a CDS encoding DedA family protein: MNDFLTWLLDAVQSVDPVVRTLIAGVAIMLETSVLVGLVVPGDTVVIVAATAVASPLEGVLLAVAVVIGALIGESIGFWLGRYLGPKIRHSALGRRIGEANWQRSERYLRRRGGPAIFISRFLPVLHSLVPLTVGMSGYPYRRFLAWTVPACVIWATLYVSVGAAAAGTYRQLADQLHYAGYIFVGIIVVFLVLVFVTKKVIERAERKHLDHEQDAVAPQGDGIAEDVED; the protein is encoded by the coding sequence GTGAACGACTTCCTGACGTGGCTGCTCGACGCGGTGCAGAGCGTCGACCCGGTCGTCAGGACGCTCATCGCCGGCGTCGCGATCATGCTCGAGACGAGCGTGCTGGTGGGGCTCGTGGTTCCGGGCGACACGGTCGTGATCGTGGCGGCGACCGCGGTCGCGTCGCCGCTCGAAGGGGTTCTGCTCGCCGTCGCGGTCGTGATCGGCGCGCTCATCGGCGAGAGCATCGGCTTCTGGCTGGGCAGGTACCTCGGCCCGAAGATCCGCCATTCGGCGCTCGGGCGGCGCATCGGCGAGGCGAACTGGCAGCGATCGGAGCGCTATCTGCGCCGCCGCGGCGGTCCGGCGATCTTCATCTCGCGCTTCCTCCCGGTCCTGCACTCGCTCGTGCCGCTCACCGTCGGCATGAGCGGCTACCCCTACCGCCGCTTCCTCGCCTGGACGGTGCCGGCCTGCGTGATCTGGGCCACCCTCTACGTCTCGGTGGGTGCCGCAGCCGCGGGCACGTACCGCCAGCTCGCCGATCAGCTGCACTACGCGGGCTACATCTTCGTGGGCATCATCGTGGTCTTCCTCGTGCTCGTGTTCGTGACCAAGAAGGTCATCGAGCGCGCCGAGCGCAAGCATCTCGACCACGAGCAAGACGCTGTCGCCCCTCAGGGGGATGGCATCGCAGAGGACGTGGAAGACTAG
- a CDS encoding App1 family protein has protein sequence MPETATPPPRTKVLWFARLEYRFHSWRERRARRRGQTPTVTPFPGYAGPDWVRVLGRVMIVPPGKRTESGEYASVRGWRSFVAVPIGYAQVTVTIAGVDHEVVADRGGVIDVRLPAALEPGWQTFTVSVEDGEPIETRAFVVAPDVTFGVVSDVDDTVMVTSLPRPLLAAWNSFVVDEHARQPVPGMAVLMERVVRENPGAPVVYLSTGAWNIAPTLMRFLRRHLFPPGALLLTDWGPTHDRWFRSGQAHKLSNLRRLADEFPHVRWLLIGDDGQHDDELYTTFTAEHPANVVGVAIRRLSPTEAVLAGGRTAVNDHSAARVPWVSESDGAGLLERLEDVGVVPR, from the coding sequence ATGCCCGAGACCGCCACTCCGCCGCCCCGCACCAAGGTGCTGTGGTTCGCCCGACTCGAGTACCGCTTCCACTCCTGGCGCGAGCGCCGCGCCCGCCGCCGCGGCCAGACGCCCACCGTCACGCCGTTCCCCGGGTATGCCGGACCGGACTGGGTGAGGGTGCTCGGGCGCGTCATGATCGTGCCTCCGGGCAAGCGCACCGAGAGCGGCGAGTACGCGAGCGTGCGAGGCTGGCGCAGCTTCGTGGCCGTTCCGATCGGCTACGCCCAGGTGACGGTGACGATCGCCGGCGTCGACCACGAGGTGGTCGCCGACCGTGGCGGGGTGATCGACGTACGGCTTCCCGCCGCGCTCGAGCCGGGATGGCAGACGTTCACCGTCTCGGTCGAGGACGGCGAGCCCATCGAGACGCGCGCCTTCGTGGTGGCGCCCGATGTGACCTTCGGGGTGGTCTCCGATGTCGATGACACGGTGATGGTGACGTCGCTCCCCCGCCCGCTGCTCGCGGCATGGAACTCCTTCGTCGTGGACGAGCACGCCCGCCAGCCCGTCCCGGGCATGGCCGTGCTCATGGAGCGGGTCGTCCGGGAGAACCCCGGAGCACCGGTGGTGTACCTCTCCACCGGGGCCTGGAACATCGCACCCACGCTCATGCGGTTCCTCCGCCGTCACCTCTTCCCGCCCGGGGCGCTGCTCCTCACCGACTGGGGTCCCACCCACGATCGGTGGTTCCGCAGCGGCCAGGCGCACAAGCTGTCGAACCTCCGCCGGCTGGCGGACGAGTTCCCACACGTGCGGTGGCTGCTCATCGGCGACGACGGCCAGCATGACGACGAGCTGTACACGACCTTCACCGCCGAGCATCCGGCGAACGTCGTCGGCGTCGCGATCCGCCGGCTGTCTCCCACCGAGGCCGTGCTCGCGGGCGGACGCACAGCGGTGAACGACCACAGCGCGGCCCGCGTGCCGTGGGTGTCCGAGTCCGACGGCGCCGGCCTCCTGGAGCGCCTCGAGGACGTCGGAGTCGTCCCGCGCTGA
- a CDS encoding SOS response-associated peptidase, which translates to MCGRFVVASAGSDLVGVLRVDVEGDDLPAPSYNVAPTAQAAIVLDSVKEELPVRRLESARWGLVPGWAKDVKIGARAFNARSEELEDKPMFRSALEKRRAVVPTSGYYEWKTVDGAKIPHYIHPADGSPLFMAGLYEWWRDKAKADDDPSRWVLSFTILTRDAIGHLGSIHDRMPLFLDPDHADAWLDPTTDNVRDVLDAAIDAAPALADTLDDHVVSRAVGNVRNNSPELIDPADD; encoded by the coding sequence ATGTGCGGACGCTTCGTGGTGGCCAGTGCCGGATCCGATCTCGTCGGCGTGCTCCGCGTCGACGTCGAGGGCGACGATCTGCCCGCGCCGTCGTACAACGTGGCGCCCACCGCTCAGGCGGCCATCGTGCTCGACTCCGTGAAGGAGGAGCTGCCGGTACGGCGGCTCGAGAGCGCGCGCTGGGGCCTGGTGCCGGGCTGGGCGAAGGACGTCAAGATCGGCGCACGGGCGTTCAACGCCCGGTCCGAGGAGCTCGAAGACAAGCCGATGTTCCGCAGCGCCCTCGAGAAGCGGCGCGCCGTGGTGCCGACGTCCGGCTATTACGAGTGGAAGACCGTCGACGGAGCGAAGATCCCCCACTACATCCACCCCGCCGACGGATCGCCGCTGTTCATGGCGGGGCTCTACGAGTGGTGGCGCGACAAGGCGAAGGCCGACGACGATCCCTCGCGCTGGGTGCTGAGCTTCACGATCCTGACGCGAGACGCGATCGGCCACCTGGGCTCCATCCACGACCGCATGCCGCTGTTCCTCGACCCCGATCACGCTGACGCGTGGCTCGACCCCACGACCGACAATGTGCGCGACGTGCTCGACGCGGCGATCGACGCGGCGCCGGCGCTCGCCGACACGCTCGACGACCATGTCGTCTCACGCGCGGTCGGCAACGTGCGCAACAACTCCCCCGAGCTCATCGATCCCGCCGACGACTGA
- a CDS encoding 3-methyladenine DNA glycosylase, with translation MTIAPPSSPVLAAPVWGELERAHGARADALTAAHRARASRGEKHPVEDFLFTYYSYKPAVLRRWHPGEGVELADAATTPRAQWRGYAPGDAPGSLVVDGARWRAEYGALITNIGRILRATRGRAAGYGCFGLHEWAMVYRDPDHRHEVQLRLGLSGTDAVVEAHDLRCTHFDAFRFFTPDAAPRNRETPTRESQAALEQPGCLHAGMDLYKWAIKLGPIVPGDLLLTAFELARDIRTLDMRASPYDLLSWGYEPVAIETPEGKAEYVRAQRAFTDRGQAIRARLIEIIERG, from the coding sequence GTGACGATCGCGCCCCCGTCCAGCCCCGTGCTCGCCGCCCCCGTGTGGGGCGAGCTCGAGCGCGCTCACGGCGCACGGGCCGACGCCCTCACCGCGGCCCACCGCGCCCGCGCATCCCGCGGCGAGAAGCATCCCGTCGAGGACTTCCTCTTCACGTACTACTCGTACAAGCCCGCCGTGCTGCGGCGCTGGCACCCCGGCGAAGGCGTCGAGCTGGCGGATGCCGCGACCACTCCGCGCGCGCAGTGGCGCGGGTACGCGCCCGGCGATGCACCGGGATCGCTCGTCGTGGACGGCGCGCGGTGGCGTGCGGAGTACGGCGCGCTCATCACGAACATCGGCCGCATCCTTCGCGCGACGCGGGGACGTGCCGCCGGATACGGATGCTTCGGACTGCACGAGTGGGCGATGGTGTACCGCGATCCCGATCACCGCCACGAGGTGCAGCTGCGGCTCGGACTGTCCGGTACCGATGCGGTGGTCGAGGCGCACGACCTGCGCTGCACCCACTTCGACGCCTTCCGGTTCTTCACGCCCGACGCGGCGCCGCGCAATCGTGAGACCCCGACCCGGGAGAGCCAAGCCGCACTCGAGCAGCCCGGATGCCTGCACGCGGGCATGGATCTGTACAAGTGGGCGATCAAGCTCGGCCCGATCGTGCCGGGCGACCTGCTCCTGACAGCGTTCGAGCTCGCGCGCGACATCCGCACGCTCGACATGCGCGCATCGCCGTACGACCTCCTGTCGTGGGGCTACGAGCCCGTCGCGATCGAGACGCCCGAAGGAAAGGCCGAGTACGTACGCGCTCAGCGGGCGTTCACGGACCGCGGTCAGGCGATCCGCGCGCGGCTCATCGAGATCATCGAGCGAGGCTGA
- a CDS encoding glycoside hydrolase family 3 N-terminal domain-containing protein, with product MDVARRGIAAAAVALGLVAIGVMPSAWADETDPPAAEDAGSVRVEAAAADAVSDESVRAVAAMSLRERAASVVMGHIPTTDTAALRDYMASTGIGGFILMGANIPASESALRDVTAALTIDPALPPLLAIDQEGGDVSRLPWDGFPSSLELKDAPPAAAQDAFAARAALVQRAGIGVNFGIVADETNDPGSFIYRRALGTTPDSAAERVAAAVAGEGSAAMSTLKHFPGHGAAPGDSHRGIPSTDMSKDQWAASDGVPFAAGIDADAPLLMFGHLAYTAVDAAPASLSAEWHRIAREELGFEGIAVTDDLGMLEASGDPRYGDPVANAVAALAAGNDVVLGVMFSDSRSATRIVDGIVSAVESGSLPAERLDEAAARVHEMRTSLAADGRGLMPCADCESAG from the coding sequence GTGGATGTCGCTCGACGGGGAATCGCCGCCGCGGCGGTCGCGCTCGGGCTCGTGGCGATCGGCGTGATGCCGTCGGCGTGGGCGGACGAGACCGATCCGCCGGCGGCCGAGGACGCGGGGTCGGTCCGCGTGGAGGCAGCCGCCGCCGATGCCGTGAGCGACGAGTCGGTGCGCGCGGTCGCGGCGATGTCGCTCCGCGAACGTGCGGCATCCGTCGTCATGGGGCATATCCCCACGACCGACACCGCCGCGCTGAGGGACTACATGGCCTCGACCGGCATCGGCGGGTTCATCCTGATGGGAGCCAACATCCCGGCGAGCGAGAGCGCCCTGCGCGACGTCACGGCGGCGCTCACGATCGACCCGGCTCTGCCGCCGCTCCTCGCGATCGACCAGGAGGGCGGCGACGTCTCGAGGCTTCCCTGGGACGGATTCCCCTCCTCACTCGAGCTCAAGGACGCGCCGCCCGCGGCGGCGCAGGACGCCTTCGCCGCTCGTGCCGCCCTCGTCCAGCGAGCCGGCATCGGGGTGAACTTCGGCATCGTGGCCGACGAGACGAACGACCCGGGATCGTTCATCTACCGCCGCGCTCTGGGTACGACGCCGGACTCCGCCGCTGAGCGCGTCGCCGCCGCGGTCGCGGGTGAGGGCAGCGCGGCGATGTCGACGCTCAAGCACTTCCCAGGGCACGGAGCCGCGCCCGGCGATTCGCACCGGGGCATCCCGTCGACGGACATGTCGAAGGACCAGTGGGCCGCCTCCGACGGCGTGCCGTTCGCCGCAGGCATCGACGCCGACGCGCCGCTGCTGATGTTCGGGCACCTCGCCTACACCGCGGTGGATGCCGCGCCCGCGAGTCTCTCCGCCGAGTGGCACCGCATCGCGCGGGAGGAGCTCGGGTTCGAGGGAATCGCCGTCACCGACGACCTCGGCATGCTCGAGGCATCCGGCGACCCTCGCTACGGCGATCCCGTGGCGAACGCGGTCGCCGCCCTCGCCGCGGGCAACGACGTCGTCCTGGGGGTGATGTTCTCGGATTCCCGGAGTGCGACACGGATCGTCGACGGGATCGTCTCCGCCGTGGAGTCCGGGTCGCTGCCGGCCGAACGGCTCGACGAGGCCGCGGCGCGCGTCCACGAGATGCGGACGAGCCTGGCAGCCGATGGGCGAGGACTCATGCCGTGCGCCGACTGCGAGTCCGCGGGCTGA
- a CDS encoding acyl-CoA dehydrogenase family protein — protein sequence MTTFARGQRVIGAFTHFVDNQPPWRVDVDEYSANAPLVGAVDAFGAGWADSELREAGALVGSLDFQRDAELANVHTPVLYTHDRWGFRLDEVEYDPSYHRVISAALARGAHTAACADPRPGAAVARAATFMLFAQVEPGHACPVSMTHAAVASIADSPWVAEEWMPRLLSREYDPRLLPADQKPSALVGMAMTEKQGGSDVRAGTTVGVSMGGHAYQLTGHKWFCSAPMSDGFLVLAQTRRGGTDEGLSCLFVPRILPGGTRNVFRLQRLKDKLGNRSNASGEVEFDGTVGFVLGEPGRGVRTIIEMVQRTRLDCVLGTAAGMRQSVAEAVWHARGRVAFGAPLADQPAMTAVLADLALESEAAMLTGLRLAQLFEAAASDHDIALRRLATPVAKYWVCKRGPHHAYEALECLGGNGYTEAFPLARRYREQPVMAIWEGSGTVIALDVLRALTRDPDSAEAFAAELDTTDGASAILDAHSARTLALLRDLQGADPETAQGQARRLTESLALAFQASLMLRHAPSRDAEAFIAARLGDDRAAQYGVLPAGTDAAAIVARH from the coding sequence ATGACGACCTTCGCGCGGGGCCAGCGCGTGATCGGCGCGTTCACGCACTTCGTCGACAACCAGCCGCCGTGGCGCGTGGACGTCGACGAGTATTCGGCCAACGCCCCGCTGGTGGGTGCCGTGGACGCGTTCGGAGCAGGCTGGGCCGACTCCGAGTTGCGCGAGGCGGGCGCGCTCGTCGGCTCACTCGACTTCCAGCGGGACGCCGAGCTGGCCAACGTCCACACTCCTGTCCTGTACACGCACGACCGGTGGGGTTTCCGGCTCGACGAGGTCGAGTACGACCCGTCGTACCACCGTGTGATCTCCGCCGCCCTCGCGCGCGGCGCGCACACCGCGGCGTGCGCCGACCCTCGCCCGGGCGCCGCCGTCGCCCGTGCGGCCACCTTCATGCTCTTCGCACAGGTGGAACCCGGACACGCCTGCCCGGTGTCCATGACGCACGCCGCCGTCGCGTCGATCGCCGATTCGCCGTGGGTCGCGGAGGAGTGGATGCCGCGCCTGCTGTCCCGTGAGTACGACCCGCGTCTGCTCCCCGCGGATCAGAAGCCGAGCGCCCTCGTCGGCATGGCGATGACCGAGAAGCAGGGCGGATCGGATGTGCGCGCGGGGACGACGGTCGGCGTATCGATGGGCGGGCACGCGTATCAGCTCACCGGCCACAAGTGGTTCTGCTCCGCTCCGATGTCGGACGGGTTCCTCGTGCTCGCGCAGACCCGCCGGGGAGGCACGGACGAAGGACTGTCGTGCCTGTTCGTGCCGCGCATCCTGCCCGGCGGCACGCGCAACGTGTTCCGGCTGCAGCGGCTGAAGGACAAGCTGGGCAATCGCTCGAACGCGTCGGGCGAGGTCGAGTTCGACGGCACGGTCGGGTTCGTGCTGGGTGAGCCGGGCCGGGGCGTGCGCACCATCATCGAGATGGTGCAGCGCACACGCCTCGACTGCGTCCTGGGCACCGCGGCCGGGATGCGTCAGTCCGTCGCCGAGGCCGTGTGGCATGCGCGCGGGCGCGTGGCGTTCGGCGCGCCGCTGGCCGACCAGCCCGCGATGACCGCCGTCCTCGCGGACCTCGCGCTGGAATCCGAGGCCGCGATGCTGACGGGCCTGCGCCTCGCCCAGCTCTTCGAGGCGGCGGCATCCGACCATGACATCGCCTTGCGGCGCCTGGCGACCCCCGTCGCGAAGTACTGGGTCTGCAAGCGGGGGCCGCACCATGCGTACGAGGCGCTCGAGTGCCTCGGCGGCAACGGGTACACCGAGGCGTTCCCGCTCGCACGGCGCTACCGCGAGCAGCCGGTGATGGCGATCTGGGAGGGCTCGGGCACGGTGATCGCGCTCGATGTCCTGCGGGCGCTCACACGTGATCCGGACTCGGCCGAGGCCTTCGCCGCCGAGCTGGACACGACCGATGGCGCTTCCGCGATACTCGACGCCCACAGCGCCCGCACCCTGGCACTGCTGCGCGATCTCCAGGGAGCCGACCCGGAGACCGCTCAGGGACAGGCCCGCAGGCTCACGGAGTCGCTCGCGCTGGCGTTCCAGGCCTCGCTCATGCTGCGCCACGCGCCCTCCCGCGACGCCGAGGCGTTCATCGCCGCGCGCCTCGGCGATGATCGCGCCGCGCAATACGGAGTCCTGCCGGCCGGGACGGATGCCGCCGCCATCGTCGCCCGGCATTGA